CGAAATCACTGCTGACAGTGACCTATGTGATATACTGTTCGCTCTCATTTCCGGCGGCGACTTCAATCTCACCTGCATCTTCTAATCGCCGCACACTATCAACAATTTGTTGTTGTACTGCTTCAACGTCACTGACTTTAATCGGTCCTAGATATTCCATTTCTTCCCGAAGCATATCTGCTGCTCGTTGTGACAGATTACTGAGAACTTTCTGTTTAATTTCATCAGAAGCACCTTTGAGTGCGATCGCCCACTGATTGGTATCCACTTCTTTCAACAAGGCTTGAATTGCTTTACCATCCAGTTTGATTAGATCATCAAAGACAAACATCAAACGCCGAATCTCATCAGCCAGATCCGGTGTGTCCTGATCCATACTTTCCAAAATCCCCTTATTCGTCATTCGATCAGTTACGTTCAGAATTTCTGCCACAAGCTCAACACCACCTGCTTTTTCCATTCCTTGACTGAACGTGTTTTTCATGCGATGCTCGAGACTCTTTTCCACATCACGAATTACTTCTGGACTGGTTTGTTCCATGTTTGCGATCCGTTTAATCACATCCATCTGTTTATTAGAGGGTAGTCCAGCCAGAACTTCAGCAGCCAAATTACTTGATAAGTGCGACATAATCATGGCGATTGTCTGAGGATGTTCTTCTATGATGAACGTCAATAGATTCGCTGCACCAGATTTCTGTAAAAACCCAAACGGAACTGAGTTCATGGTCTGATTGATACTGTCGAGAATTGAGCCCGCACCTTCTTTGCCTAATGACTGTTCAAGAAGTTCATTGACTGCATCCAACCCACCTCGTTCCATATTGGTTTGTTCACTACGCAACGCTGTGAATTCATTCAATACACTCGTTTGCTGTTCTTTAGAAACATCTTGCATGCTGGCTATCATCATAGTGACTTTTTCGACATCTTCCTTGGGCATTAAGCTGAGTACCTCAGCAGCAAGCGCTTTATCCAAGCTCAATAACAAAGTCGCTGCTTTTTGTAATTCATCCATTTTCTCGTCCAAAGTTTAATTGAGTTACCAACTCGAATTTCAAATCTACTTTTGCATTATGTTTTCGACTGAATCCATTTGCTTAATACAATTGCTGCGACTTCTGGATTATCTCGTACCAGGAGTTGAACTTCATCACGTTGTGTGGGCTCAGCGGTCGGTTTATCTTCTTCCTCTTCTTGCGGAGAATGTGCTGCCAATTCTGCGAGAGGATTAACTAAGTCTTGATCAACTTCTTTCACTTGAGGCATACTTTTATTGAGCATCCACAGTGCCCAGATCGCAAATAATCCCAAACCAATCGTACTTCCCCATTGGCTCATAAATTCGCCAACACTCTCTGTAATGGGTAACGCGACTTCTGGAACATCAGGATCAACACGTACATAGGAAGTAATACTAACGGCATCAACCGCTGATTGTGAGGGAATGAGTTTTTGCACCTGCTTTTGGATACTTACCTCAACTTCTGTTTTAATAGCATCTGTTGCCTGTTTGAATGCGGCAATATCAGCTTCAGCTTCTCCTTTTTTTGTACCACGTTTAACAGCAACCGCTTCGTAATAGTCCTCTGGTATAGAAACAGAGACTTGCACAGTACTGGGCATGGCTGCCACAAATTCTTTCTCAGTCCAGGTGAAAGATGGGGCGGTAATCGATTCGTTATTCGTTTCAGTGACTTTTTCATTTTTTTCATTACCACGAGCGACAGCTAGAGAATTAGGCTGATTGGAGCGTGCACCTGGTTCTGACTTAACCGGTTTAGAACTGATACTACGTTCGCTAGACTGCTCTTTTGACTGCAAGGTCACTTTGGCATCAGTACTGATTTCCTGCTTTCGCTCAACATATCGTTTCAGATTCTCAACATCGACGTTCACATTCACTAAGACGTCAGGAATGTATGACAGAGAATCATGTATTTTATCCTGATAGTTTTTGGTATGTTTATTGACCCACGTAATGAATTGGCTATCGAAGGCATTATTTTTATCTTCCGTTGTGTAAGATGTCCCCGTCGATTGATCAAATACCGTTACTGAATCAGCGGTTAAATCAGGAACCATCGTAGAAACGGCTGCACGCAGGCTCGTAATTAGTACTGGCGTCAAGTCTCTACCGGGACGGGGTTTGACCATGACTGTGGCAGTTACTTCAGGGGTAGTATTATTCCAGCGTAATCGCTTCTTGGAGCGAGCCCACATCACGCTCGCGTCTTCTATCGCTGGAATGGCTCGAATCATTCGACGCAACTGGTTTCCCAGTGCAATATCACGCATGACCTGCAGTTGGTCCTTGCTGACAAACATACTTGATTTTTCAAACTGTTCCTGCCATTCTGAAGCCCAGTCAGTCGGTAATCCGCCCCCTTCAATTAATGCGGCATTGTAGCGCGGGACTTCATTTTGAGGGACCATGATTCTCTGGCCTTTACGATTAAAATCAGTCAGGCCAGCCCGTAACAGAACTTCCTCTGCATGAATCACTTCCTGAGTCGTAAAGTCTTTTCCGAGCGAAAGAGAGACATAGCTGGAATTGTTATCTCGAAAAAAGAGCACTCCAAATGCAATCATCATCAATAATGGAACTGCCAGCAAAATAGCACGCTGGCTGCCAGACATTGACTGGAGTAATTCGTTAAACTGTTGATATACTTTTTTTATCGTATCCATACCGTGCGACCAATCGACCGATCCGTGTCAAAATGGTTTAATAACTAACTGAGTCTATTTTCAATCTACATTTGCATCCGCTGAATCTCATTATAAGCTTCCAGAAGCTTATTCCGCATCTGCACCATCATTCGCAGAGCAAGATCTGCTTTCTTAATCGAAGAGAAGACTTCCGCCTGTGTAATGTCTTCCCCTAACAATCCCCGTTCAATCGATTGCTGAGATTGCGCCTGAATCTGATTCACATTTTCCAAAGACTGAAGCATCATATCTTTAAAGGAAACGTCGCTTGCAACGCTATTTGCAGTATTATCATTGAATCCCACCGGCGGAATTCCGGGTGAAAACATATTGCTTATTTGGTTTATGGAATCAGTCATTCTGCTCCCTTCCCTGAGATCAGATGAAATTTGAAATTACTTATTATCGGAAATCTGGAAATCATGCCAGAATTCGCAACGAAGTAGTAAACATTTCTTTTGTAATATCCATGGCAGAAATATTCGCTTCATAGGCACGACCCGCTTCCAATGCATTCACGAATTCTGTCGTAACATCAATATTGGGATACGTCACCATACCATCCTGATCTGCATGAGGATGTCCTGGAGT
The Gimesia aquarii DNA segment above includes these coding regions:
- the fliG gene encoding flagellar motor switch protein FliG — protein: MDELQKAATLLLSLDKALAAEVLSLMPKEDVEKVTMMIASMQDVSKEQQTSVLNEFTALRSEQTNMERGGLDAVNELLEQSLGKEGAGSILDSINQTMNSVPFGFLQKSGAANLLTFIIEEHPQTIAMIMSHLSSNLAAEVLAGLPSNKQMDVIKRIANMEQTSPEVIRDVEKSLEHRMKNTFSQGMEKAGGVELVAEILNVTDRMTNKGILESMDQDTPDLADEIRRLMFVFDDLIKLDGKAIQALLKEVDTNQWAIALKGASDEIKQKVLSNLSQRAADMLREEMEYLGPIKVSDVEAVQQQIVDSVRRLEDAGEIEVAAGNESEQYIT
- the fliE gene encoding flagellar hook-basal body complex protein FliE encodes the protein MTDSINQISNMFSPGIPPVGFNDNTANSVASDVSFKDMMLQSLENVNQIQAQSQQSIERGLLGEDITQAEVFSSIKKADLALRMMVQMRNKLLEAYNEIQRMQM